The Caloenas nicobarica isolate bCalNic1 chromosome Z, bCalNic1.hap1, whole genome shotgun sequence region GTTGGGCGCTACTCGACACGTGCCACATGGAATAAAGATAACGGAAACTTTTTAGATGTTTAACAAGGCGTAAAACCTGTTATAAGACGTCAAGGTTGTATCCTCTTGTACAACAAAACATACtaaagtgttttcttctttttagtcCAAGTGGTAAGAAGTTCAGAAGCAAGCCTCAGTTGGCAAGATACCTGGGAAACACTGTTGATCTCAGCAGTTTTGACTTCAGAACGGGAAAGATGATGCCCAGTAAATTGcagaagaacaaacagaaactaAGGAATGATTCTCTCAATCAAAATAAGGTTTGTTAGTAAATACTGTGTTTAAGGATATCCTAAGAATTCCCTTTCCTGTAGTTCATTTAgcaatttcttttctgctttaagcAGCCCGCTGCTAGGATGTACATGTATGTTTAATTTTGAGTAGTGGTAGAGATGTAAATTTATGAATAGAAGGAGCACTCTGCTACTACCAAGAGGTCAAGTATGAATCGAAGGTTGGAGTAATTCAGGACTTGGCTTGGGACTAAGAACCTCAGGGCTGGTCGTCTGCCTGGGCGATGTTCTAAACGGGAAAGGTTCGGACTGGTGACACCGAGAGATTCCCCTGTGCGAGGCTTCACATTTCTGTGTTCATCTTCCTGTTCTGAGACGGGATAGTTCATGTTTTTCACGTGCCGGGACGCTTGTTTTCTGAGGCAAACGCATTTCTCTGCACAAACCTGGGTGTAGCTCTGGAGCTTAACAAGGCCGAGTGCTTTTCTGTTTAAGATTGAGCCGTTCTCGATTGATCTGATTATTgttgtctgtttctttttgaagaacGGTATATCCTTTCGAAGAAAATGTGGTTAgtagatgaaaaataaaaggctgaaGCGTACAGAAGTGAAACACTGATGTAGCACCTAGGGATGTGACCAGTAAATTTGGCTGACTCTCGGAGAATATGTTCCTGGACAAGCTTTAGAAACCTCACACAACAGGTTGAAAGGATTTCTGGAACAACCTGCAATGTTTTCTTCAGGATTTCTAATTCCCAGTAGTTATGAAAATACCGAACAAGTTACCGCTGTGTCTCGTGCACTGATGGGTTTTGTTGGCTGCTGTTTGTAACGCGGGAACCGCACATTTTGTGCCCATTCCTTTTCATCGGAAGCGTGTGTTCAAATTATCGAATATTTTCTTCCCCCAGGTGTGAGGCTTTCAAATAATCGAATATTTGGGAGCAGTCCAAGGAGAGGTTTTGGTCGGGCTTTTTGCATGAGCAGAAATTACAAAATTTGGTATATAAAAGCTAAATGAGTCTGTGCTTACGTTGTAGTCCTATCCTCTTAGATCGCTAGAATGTTGCTCACAGTAGCTCTGTTAAATACAAGATTAGAAAAaagcctgcttttttttttaggtaattaacatttattatttctaaatgaCTGAATCTGTAACTCCTGAGCTTTCACGAACTTTTTGCCTTATTCCTGCGATAGTCAAAAAGGAGATTTTAACTTATTCCTGAAGTTGATTTCCACAGACACTGAGATGATTgtggttgttttcttcttgcacaGGCAAGTTTGTGTATAAACTTGCTCCTATTTTgtggcttgtttggttttgtacaaGTCATTTACCgcaaatatttctaaattctTGGGCTCCCCTTCTGTTTCAAGGAGGGAtagcaaaatatattaattctGGAGTCTTCGTGCTGGGACGTGTCTGGGCAATGAGGTTCGGGTGGAAATGCTCTCTTGCCATAATTCTCATTTCTGAGATTCTCATCAGGAGCAGACTAGAACTCAAGGCCAAGACTAACGTACTAATGCTGGCTTAAAAGGGAAGCGAGGAGAATATTTGCTAACGAACACACTTAATTTTGTGATAATGTCCAGCGGTATACATGACATGGAAATATTCTTCTAGCAACATATTTCCAGCCTTAGCGTTGTGCATCCTTCCTGACCTTTCCTTACTGGCAATAAATACGTATATTTGACAGGTTTATTTGTGACAGAGCCACAGGAGAAGTTTATTTCAACCTATACTGATCTTGCCATTGTTTTCTGTGTAACCGTGTTCACATTTCGCTTGCAAATCGAGTTACTTTACTGATTTGGAGGTGCTTTTGAAGAGGCAGTGAAATAAGGAATACAGTTGGATATGAACCCAGTAGATACAGCATTCTGCTGTGCTTAAAAGATATGCTTATTAATTCTTTCTGTTGaaaatataatagaaaataCTCATTAAACATGCTGTCTGGTGATAAGTGACCTCTTAGGTTAAAGGATTTGAAAGGCCCGGAAATACACGGAGTTTTTACGACGTTTTTGTGTCTGAGGCACATTGATGCTTCTGGAAATACAGGCAGTGGACTGAAATTCTTTTGGAAACTGTTGTTGGAGCATAGAACACTCCTAATGAGTGAAAATGAGCAGGGGACATGGATATTTCTGCTATCTGAGACATTGCTGCAGTTCCCAGGGTAGGAAGGGATTTGATTTTGCGATATTAGTCCAGCCCCCAGTCTGCCTGTGGTTCGTAGGTTTATCTCCACTGAATATTGGGAGCTTAATTGccatctgaaatgaaataatctgTGTCCGACCATTGGAAATATGTGTTATATTATTAACAGATATTGTCTTCTATCCAGAAAGCTCAGAGGAGCTTTCTGTTCTTCAGGAAAGTTTGGTTGTAGGGATCTTTATTACTTATTTCTATTCTTCTTTATTCTTCTACTGGAAGCTCTTTGTCACGAATAAATCTTATAGGTAGCTTATGATTTGTTGCGAAGGAGAGTTTCTCTGAATATAATTCACTTCTTGCTAATGtgtgataatttatttttttcctccttccatctGAAGATCTgcaggggctggagatgggtgagCCCTGCAAGGTTCTGTACCAAaaagtttctttctgttgttcaaAACTCAAAAAAGTCTCTCGAATGAGATGGGAAAGCCCAGATGTGACTGTGattagaaaggaaataaagtagGAAAATTATAATTACAGTAGTTAGGAACTGATCTGTTCTTAGTTTCAGCAGTTTATCTGAATGACCATTTTCCAGTATGCAGCCGTGATAAAAATCATATGGGACATTCAGCCCTTGAACCTGGATTTCCTGCGTAGTTTATAACTCATCGGGCTTTCGCTTTAATTCTGGGGGCCATATCATTAATATAGCTGAATTTTCTGAATTTCCCACAAAGCCTGAAGAAACCTCCCTTTTTACTTTCCTGAGttaaatggatttattttttaacttctctTTAAGTCACATTACAGGCCAAAAGGAACCTACAGATATTTTTCACGGCCTTGAAGCGAAGACCTTTGCTCTAGAAACGTTCGCTAAACCCGACTTATCCCCCGTATGGCAGATGCCTCTGTAATATTATTCATTTTGGgcattttaattgctgttttacCACTACTGCACAGAATGCCCTGGGGCCACGGACTTCAAAGCTTCAAATGCTCCTTTGAACTTGGTGTCACAAGATGAGGGAACGCGGAGTTTGTCGGACGGAGTCTGTGCATTAAGTTATGTGGCGTGAGGAAAGTTCATCGTCAAAATACTTCGTCTTGCGACTTCCGTGCTAATCGAACGGTCGTTTCTCTGGTCGCTTAACACTATGAAGTGTAGGGGACGtgatataattttatttcttcatcagTCTTGGAGCTTTTGGGAGAATTCCAGCTACTTGCTCTAATATCTCCAGTATCTCTAATATCTCCAAGGGCCGAAGGGTTCGATGTGGGACGAGATATTCTTGGTAAAGTTCTATCTGATGCCTGGGAATCATCGGTTCCCAAACCTGCTAAAATCCAGCTTTGCCAAAACACTTGAAGTTGAtacagttttcatttcattccaGACTAAATTACTGCACTGAATTCAGAATTGTTTGATGTAGGAATCGCGTAGGAAATTTGTGACCAAAGCTCTGTAGGAAGCTGCTGTTCTTTAAGACGTGGAACTCTATAAACTGTTGCCTACGAACGCATTTTCATGATGCTTTGGAGTTTGGTTTTGACACCTGATGGTGAAGCTGTATCTTTTCCGAAAGAAGAGGGCACGTCCGTAGAAGAGAGCGATCCGACATATAAtttgtgtaatttttctgtatcatttttattaattccctttttttcttttattaatagGGGAAACCAGACTTAAATACAACTTTACCAATCAGACAAACCGCCTCGATTTTCAAACAACCCGTCACCAAAGTGACCAATCATCCCAGTAACAAAGTGCGATCGGATCCGCAGCGAGTGACGGAGCAGCCGCGACAGGTAAGAATTGGAGCGAAACAAGCTGAAAATGtgcttgttttcagctgtgctTCAATTCCAGATGAGAATCCCTGTCTTGCAGGTTACTTATAGCAGTGTGTGTGATacatacagttaaaaaaaagagagaaataacgATTCGTATGGAAATCATTTTTCTTAATCCAAAATTTCATTCATCGTATTCTTGAAATCCAGATACAAGCTGTACTGTCACCATTGGAcatcaaatataaaaaaaagtcaCGTGCAGCTTCTTAGTAGAAGTTTCTCTAAAATACATGGTGATCAAGAAGTAATCTCTCTCTTTTATATAGAAGAACTTTGTGGAAAATcaataaaaactgtattttaaatctctttttcacTGTAATACTACGATAAATACAAAGCACAGTAACATAAACTGATTTTACACAAGCTCTCCTGTAGCTGCTTTTCTCGATATCAACGACAGATGATGAATGATCAGCTAGATAATGTGGTGTATATTCGACTGAGGTATCGCTTTTAGGTCTGGCTGGTATTTTTTGAATTGTAGCGTTACTACCATCAAATTGAAACACCTTATTCTGTCCTAGGAGTGCAGGGATGAGCAGAAAACGCAGAGCCATATTTTGCACGCTCACGCGTCACTAACTTTTAACACCGTTTCCTTTGAAGCTGTGTCTAATATTGCGCTTTCCAACATCTTGAATGCTGTTCTTGTAAGACATAACATCAGGAATTTAGACTCTGCATCCTCTAAATTCAGgtgagagagagacagaagaaataacGAGCTGTTGCGGAACATCTTGTTGCGATGTCTTGTGGCAAGACTCGGAGGCCGCAACTGTTGGTCCCGTGAACTTCAACGGGGGCCGTGTAAGTCCATCGCGTTCGCATCTAAAAGATGCATCATTGCACCTTGAATTCTCTTCACCTTCTTcaggttttccttttgaacTACTACACTTTGTCAGGAACTTCCAGGAATGCATCCCTTGTCTTCTGAGAATGACCATCCGGTAAAAAATTTGCAGAACAGGCTGTTTTCAAACCTTCCCAAGTTAAATCTTTGCCTCCTTGAGACAGGTTCTAAAGGATCGTCTGCTGATGGCTGtgtcagctttctttttcaatCAAATTCCTTTCTCCGTGCTTGGGATAGGACTCTTTAAACACTGCTCTTACTCTGTATTGACGTGCTTCATTTGGAATAAAAGCTGGTTCTGTTTGCACTGAATGCGGAATAATTAATCTCATCTGTCTCATAGCAAAGCGAATCTCGGTGTGTCTTgctcttgcttttctccagcTAGAACGCTGCCTTGAGCTGGTTTCTGCcttgggagaagggagagaataGAATAGATTGTCACAGTTGTTTTTACATAAAAACTGAGTGAGTTTTCAgtataattttcattaaaaatctgGAACGAAGCAATTTAATGTAGGTAGTATCCTGGCAATTACTGGAGAATCTTAAGCACATTGACGGATTCCATAAAAAGGTCTCAGTGAGCTGGTTTCTTTACACACAGGTTCCTGTGAGAcaattttcaagatttctttgATATTTATAGCCAGAAGTATGGAGGAGCTCCGGTCACGGACGGCGTGTGCACCCTTTGCATGTCTTGTTTGAACAGAGCGTGCAGTTCATCCTGCTGTTTTACTCGCTAGCTGGAGCGTAAATATTAATAGATGCCATCTTTGCTTGGTTTTCATGCCGTGAGATACAATTTCTGGCCAAATGCAGCCTTGCAAATGTATTTGGATTCTCTCCCCTCCAGATAAAGCCTGTGTTTTCCTGCCATAAATAATCCTTACGCGTATCGCAGTCTTCTCCTCTCATCCTCAGCTGTGCAAACTTTCCTGTAAATATATCCGTGTTGGATATTCAAGTGAATGCTGAAACGCTGACTGTATTTATTGCCTATTTGTGTATAAACTTCTTCAGTTCCCACTTCCAGTGTCTCTCCTCCCCATTTCTTCAATCCTTGGCCCGAATCCCTTAAGGAATCCTTGCTTCTGTAGTTCCAGATCTCCATCTCCGAAAGCTTTATCCACTTCTGTCGTACCTCCCTTTTCAAAAGATGGTCGAACCAGAATTCCCTGTGAAATCTCCTTAATTACAGAGCAAAATAAAGGAGTCCTGGAGTTCCTTTGGCAGCCAGGAGGGTTTTTCATGACCTCGGAGCGAGCAGACGCGCTTATTGGTGTTGGCAGGGAAGATGTTTGGCAGCAGCTCTTCTTTAAACAGCAAAGCCTGTGGTAGTTCttggaaagagaaattaataaCAGCTCACCTGTGATCTTCCTGTAGGTAAATCTGGCGATTAGAGCAACCAATCTTTGTGACCATCCGTCTTCTTCCTCTACGTGACTTTTCTTCAAACACCACTACCAGTCGATCCACGTAATTTCTCAAATTCTTCATATCTAATCGAATGATAAGAATATAAGTTCCTGAATAGCACATCTAATAGCCTCAACTGCAGTTTTCTTCAAGGTGCTTTAACGTCTCTTTTTAGAGCATCAACATGCTCAGAATATTTTGACTTTCCATAAGCTTATTTAAGATAGGTTTTCTTACTATTTCTGTCAGTTTGGGTTGTTTAACCTTTTTAGTCCACTGCTAAACCAGCATAAGAAAAGAAATCCTGAAAGATTCTTACCGGGCcttgcagggaaaggaaaaaaaacaaaacccaaaccgaACGCCTTGTTTTAACATCCTCTCCATGGTTAGTTTTGCTGCTTCCGAGTACGTTTCAATAAGATGCGATGCGTCCTTAAGGAATTTAAGAGTAatggtttggatttttaaaagtcagattCCTATTTAGCAAAAAGGCCACTAGATGTAGCAGTAGCTGAGATTTGAATATTCCTCAGTGAGCAGAGACGACGTGAATCCGAGACAGTCCTGGAACTATTTGAAATGATTATAGGCAGTAAATTTTCGACGTAATTACTGAAATTGGAGTTGCGTGCCTGTCGCGTGTTCTGTACCTCGCTGGATCAAATGGAGCGGTGCTGCAAATCAAACTTTTCTTATGGATCACCCGCCAAAAGGTCCAGCTCTGCGTCCTCCAGCCTCATCCTCTTCTGCAGGCGTTGGAGCTTCTTGGTTTGCGCTGTTCCACGCTTAAACCTGATGGATTTACTTATAACATCATCTACCCGGAGGCCAGAAATACTCTTTAAAATGGATTCAAAACTCTCTTTTCTACTTCCTGCCGCATATATTTGCAGTGGATTGTACTGGAATGGATTATTCAATAGCCTTATATATGACAAACTAAATCTGACTGTAGTATTTTTTTGGCATATCTGCAGCCTAGAAAGCCTAATTTACACGGAAGACTGCAGGATGTCATTTTATATATGTCTTTGTGTGAACTAGAAAGATACATTTAGCTCTTAGCACTTAGTATTTTGTCAAATAGACGTGATTTTATTTCCTGCGGATCAGCGTAAAGGGCTGGAATGTAAAACTAGATAGGGTTGAAAAACTTGAGCTTATTAGATTTATGGAAAAGAGGGGTGGAGGGAGCCCAATGGGATTCcgttttttctccctctcccaggCAACTAAaggaacaaataaaagaaatgagCTCGGTAAACAGATCTCTGAACTCACCAACACCAGAAACATCGTTGGTTCTTCTGTGTCCAGTCAAGCGCGTCGTCCTGTTGGCATCTACAGTTTCTTCAATAATCTGTAAATAGGAAACGGCAGATGAAATTAGATGTTCTCCATTGATTTACGTATAAATCAGTCACCCTCCAGGAATGTTGGAATGCTAAGAACATATgtgctttccttttaaaaatcaaaggatAGGAACGGATTCCTCTCTGCAGAACTTTCCTGTGGGCTTCCACTGCTCGAGCAActgcaaagagatttttctttatctaAGGAAAAGGAGCAGCTCGTAATATGTTTGTATTTGGTGGTTCTTGCAACAAAGAGGCTGATCTATCattctgttgttttctgaaTGAGAAATAATAGTTGCGTAGGagattgtggggtttttttttttcagattccaGTTCGCTGTTAGTCACAAGCAGCTTTTCTTGAGCAAGAAACAATTACGGAGGAAGCGATATTTTCTAATTCTCCAACACCGGTAGATGCAAAACTGAAAACTCGACTTACAACGTGGCCCAAACCTGGTTGAAATGTTACGAATTAATACTGGTTAAGAGCGAGGAGTCGGTTTACAGGAAGCTTTTGAAGTTTAAGCGGGTCTAGTAAAACGCAACACAAACGGCAACGAGTATTTTCAAACAAACCGCGGAGGTGTCAAGAATGTGTGAGATACGTTCAGAGCTTGGAAACAAGTTGCAGAACTGTCTTAAACTGAGGCTTTTGGGTACCAGCTGCAACAAAGAATTTCCTAGGAGTGAGAATAACAACTTGTCTAGTTTTTTCTCTCAGGTTTTGGAGGCATGAAGAGAAATAcgtcttatttttttcctcccgcATGTCTTTCAGAACAATCAAATTATTTCTGACTGCTCTTTCCGCGGGAGATTTCATCGCTACGTTCCTGCTTCCCTCCTTATTAAGATTACTTGTTAAATGTGGCTTCCCGGGGAATGGAAATCAACTTTTTAACTAGTTTTCGTCACTATCTTGCTAAGTagaaaatgataattttaaagCCTAAGTGGGGCCCATCTGCAGCCCAGAAATTCAGGATGAATCTTCAGAGCAGTAAAAAGGAGTGAGCGGAGAAATCTGTGTCATTGTAATAAATCTCTCAGGTCAGGAAACTGGTTTCTGTGAGAATTGGCAACACGTTCCCGGTGAAACAAATGTGAATTTAGTTCTTGTATCCTAGAAGTGAAAAGATTTGGTTCTATTTGCAGATAAGCTGAGCTCTAGACAGCATCAGCGACTGTTCTGTAACCTGCTGGGCGCTGTCTGTCTTTTACTGTTTCATTTCCACGAGCtgatttagggttttttgtaattattcctcaccttgttttctctttctcagcttttctggGAGAAGAGGCTACAAGGGCTCAGCGCGTCGGACGTCAGCGAACAAATCATCAAATCCATGGAGCTGCCCAAAGGGCTCCAAGGTATCGCGGTCGCTCCCTCCGGTTCCTTCAGATCCATTTTTGTGCTTCGAAAGGACGGAGTTCAATGCTCTTAAGTTTTCAGTTTACAATTGGATCAAGTAAAGTTCAGCCTGTAAATGTTCTTGCTGACAAAATACCTCCGTCTCCGCaactgggtttatttttaattcatttattgTAGGTATCATAAACCAGACATCAGAACTGCACTTTTAGTGGTGGAAGTTGATCTAAAGTATATTCAAGTCCTTGTTCAGAATTAATAACTTTCTTCTGTTGCTTGGGAGATTTTCTGAGGAATTTGCTTGTTGCGAAAACCTCCAgtgtttattttccagaattCATTTAATAGCTAATTCCAGAATTAATTTAATACCTTAAAGCAAAGACAGTGCTGGCGTGGATTCGTCCCACGAAGCCACAAAGAAACCATTTCAATATGTAACCGATAAATCGATGATGTGACcatcttcattaaaaaatcattgATGTTGTAATTGCAAAAACCTTAGATTTTAGAAATGCGATGCCTTTTGACCGCTGTTTTACATTAAATGAGAACCGTGCTGTCGCAAAGCCATTATGAAGTGTTTAGATGACACAACTGTGCATCCAGTGGTGATTACATCACGACAAGAGCTCTGCCGCTGGAAGTCGTGCGTGAAACACGGGCGATAAATGCcggattttctttattttagggGTCGGGCCGGGTAACAACGACGACACGCTGTTGTCGGCCGTGGCCAGCGCTTTGCACACCAGCTCGGCGCCCATCACGGGGCAGCTCTCGGCAGCCGTCGAGAAGAACCCGGCCGTCTGGCTCAACAcatcccagcccctctgcaaaGCTTTCATCGTCACGGACGACGACATCAGGTACGGCTTCGAAAGCCCGCGAAGCAAAAACCTGCCTCTTCGCTTTGCGGTTGGAATAACCATATGAAATATTCACAAAGGCGTGAGTCATAATCCACATTTCTCTTCCCAAGGGAGCGCCCTGAACATTAAGCTGTAGTCACGGTCAAtattggcttttttccttcccgTGTCTGGTTTGGTCGGGTTAATTTGTTGATCTCAGGTGTAATTTCAACGAAGGAAATAAGAATTTTCCCCTGTAACATGTAACTTTGTGGCTAATGCGCTCTCTTGAAGTGGGAGATGGGATGTGAT contains the following coding sequences:
- the MBD2 gene encoding methyl-CpG-binding domain protein 2; translation: MEKQGRMDCPALPPGWKKEEVIRKSGLSAGKSDVYYFSPSGKKFRSKPQLARYLGNTVDLSSFDFRTGKMMPSKLQKNKQKLRNDSLNQNKGKPDLNTTLPIRQTASIFKQPVTKVTNHPSNKVRSDPQRVTEQPRQLFWEKRLQGLSASDVSEQIIKSMELPKGLQGVGPGNNDDTLLSAVASALHTSSAPITGQLSAAVEKNPAVWLNTSQPLCKAFIVTDDDIRKQEERVQQVRKKLEEALMADILSRAADTTKDIEVEMDNGDEA